In Rhinolophus sinicus isolate RSC01 chromosome X, ASM3656204v1, whole genome shotgun sequence, a single genomic region encodes these proteins:
- the PDZD11 gene encoding PDZ domain-containing protein 11 isoform X1, with protein MDSRIPYDDYPVVFLPAYENPPAWIPPHERVYHPDYNNELTQFLPRIVTLKKPPGAQLGFNIRGGKASQLGIFISKVIPDSDAHRAGLQEGDQVLAVNDVDFQDIEHSKAVEILKTAREISMRVRFFPYNYHRQKERTVH; from the exons ATGGACAGCCGGATTCCTTATGATGACTACCCAGTGGTTTTCCTGCCTGCCTATGAGAATCCCCCAGCGTGGATCCCTCCTCACGAG AGGGTATACCACCCAGACTACAACAATGAGTTGACCCAGTTTCTGCCCCGAATTGTCACACTGAAGAAGCCCCCTGGAGCTCAG TTGGGATTTAACATCCGAGGAGGAAAGGCCTCCCAGCTAGGCATCTTCATCTCCAAG GTGATTCCTGACTCTGATGCACATCGAGCAGGACTTCAGGAAGGGGACCAAGTCCTAGCGGTGAATGACGTGGATTTCCAAGACATTGAGCATAGCAAG GCCGTTGAGATCTTGAAGACAGCCCGTGAAATTAGCATGCGTGTCCGCTTCTTTCCCTACA ATTATCATCGCCAAAAAGAGAGGACTGTGCACTAG
- the PDZD11 gene encoding PDZ domain-containing protein 11 isoform X2, producing the protein MDSRIPYDDYPVVFLPAYENPPAWIPPHELGFNIRGGKASQLGIFISKVIPDSDAHRAGLQEGDQVLAVNDVDFQDIEHSKAVEILKTAREISMRVRFFPYNYHRQKERTVH; encoded by the exons ATGGACAGCCGGATTCCTTATGATGACTACCCAGTGGTTTTCCTGCCTGCCTATGAGAATCCCCCAGCGTGGATCCCTCCTCACGAG TTGGGATTTAACATCCGAGGAGGAAAGGCCTCCCAGCTAGGCATCTTCATCTCCAAG GTGATTCCTGACTCTGATGCACATCGAGCAGGACTTCAGGAAGGGGACCAAGTCCTAGCGGTGAATGACGTGGATTTCCAAGACATTGAGCATAGCAAG GCCGTTGAGATCTTGAAGACAGCCCGTGAAATTAGCATGCGTGTCCGCTTCTTTCCCTACA ATTATCATCGCCAAAAAGAGAGGACTGTGCACTAG